The proteins below come from a single Miscanthus floridulus cultivar M001 chromosome 1, ASM1932011v1, whole genome shotgun sequence genomic window:
- the LOC136545259 gene encoding cytochrome P450 714B3 encodes MEVAIMAVTKVVLSLCCVGACGLAVYLYHILWLVPQRVLAKFKDQKIGGPRPSFPYGNLADMREAAAAAKAARASARRSGGGGGGIVHDYRPAVLPYYEKWRKQYGPIFTYSMGNVVFLHVSRPDVVRDINLCVSLDLGKSSYLKATHEPLFGGGILKSNGEAWLHQRKIIAPEFFLDKVKGMVDLMVDSAQPLLKSWEERVDRNGGITDIKIDDDIRAYSADVISRTCFGSSYIKGKEIFMKIRELQQAVSKPNVLAEMTGLRFFPSMRNKQAWELHKQVRKLILEIVKESGEDRNLLSAILHSASTSRVGIAEAENFIVDNCKSIYFAGHESTAVTAAWCLMLLGLHPEWQDRVRAEVHEVCRGQPVDSRTLQKMKNLTMVIQETLRLYPAGAFVSRQALQELKLGGVHIPKGVNIYIPVSTMHLDPELWGPDVKEFNPERFSDVRPQLHSYLPFGAGARTCLGQGFAMAELKILISLIVSKFVLKLSPHYQHSPTLKLIVEPELSVDLTLTKV; translated from the exons ATGGAGGTGGCCATCATGGCTGTGACGAAGGTGGTGCTGAGCCTGTGCTGCGTGGGGGCGTGCGGCCTCGCCGTGTACCTCTACCACATCCTCTGGCTCGTGCCGCAGAGGGTCCTCGCCAAGTTCAAGGATCAGAAGATCGGCGGGCCGCGGCCGTCGTTCCCTTACGGCAACCTCGCCGACATGAGGGAGGCGGCTGCCGCTGCCAAGGCTGCGCGCGCGTCGGCACGCCggagcggtggtggcggcggcggcatcgtGCACGACTACCGGCCGGCCGTGCTGCCCTACTACGAGAAATGGAGGAAACAGTACG GTCCCATATTCACTTACTCCATGGGGAACGTCGTATTCCTTCACGTGAGCCGGCCCGACGTGGTTCGGGACATCAACCTCTGCGTGTCGCTGGACCTCGGCAAGAGCTCCTACCTCAAGGCGACGCATGAGCCCCTCTTCGGCGGGGGCATCCTCAAGTCCAACGGTGAGGCCTGGCTGCACCAGAGGAAGATCATCGCCCCGGAGTTCTTCCTGGACAAGGTCAAG GGCATGGTGGATCTGATGGTCGATTCTGCGCAACCACTGCTCAAGTCATGGGAAGAGAGAGTTGATAGAAACGGTGGGATCACAGACATTAAGATCGACGATGACATTAGGGCTTACTCTGCAGATGTGATCTCTAGAACATGCTTTGGAAGCAGCTACATCAAAGGAAAGGAAATATTTATGAAGATCAGAGAACTCCAGCAGGCTGTGTCCAAGCCAAATGTGCTAGCTGAAATGACTGGCCTAAG ATTCTTTCCTTCAATGAGGAACAAGCAGGCATGGGAGCTTCACAAACAAGTCCGCAAACTAATTCTTGAAATCGTAAAGGAAAGTGGAGAAGACAGGAACTTACTGAGTGCAATTCTTCACAGTGCAAGCACCAGTAGGGTGGGCATTGCCGAGGCAGAGAACTTTATAGTGGATAACTGCAAGAGCATATATTTTGCAGGACATGAGAGCACAGCTGTTACAGCTGCTTGGTGTCTAATGCTCCTTGGACTGCACCCAGAATGGCAGGATCGAGTACGAGCAGAGGTGCATGAAGTCTGCAGAGGCCAGCCAGTAGACTCACGGACACTTCAGAAGATGAAAAAT TTGACAATGGTGATCCAGGAAACCTTGAGGTTGTACCCAGCAGGTGCCTTTGTATCGAGGCAGGCCCTCCAGGAACTGAAGCTCGGTGGCGTACATATACCAAAAGGTGTCAACATCTACATCCCTGTCTCCACAATGCATCTTGACCCCGAGCTATGGGGCCCTGATGTGAAAGAGTTCAACCCAGAGCGCTTCTCTGATGTTCGACCCCAGCTACATTCATACTTGCCATTTGGTGCTGGGGCCCGAACCTGCCTAGGGCAAGGATTTGCAATGGCTGAGCTCAAGATCCTCATCTCTCTTATTGTCTCCAAGTTTGTTTTGAAGCTCTCACCACACTACCAGCATTCTCCAACACTGAAACTCATTGTGGAGCCAGAGCTTAGTGTGGACCTCACCTTAACAAAAGTGTAA